The DNA region GTCCCTTCACCGGCATCGTTTCGACTGACCGTTAGGGAAGGAGAATGTTCGCCCCGGGACTTGCCGTGTCTTGATCCGCCTCGTCGAGGCGTATCCAGACACACCGAGTCCCTTCACCGGCATCGTTTCGACTGACCGTTAGGGAAGGAGAAATGGTGGCGGTGAAGGGACTTGAACCCCCGACCTAGCGGTTATGAGCCGCTCGCTCTAACCGGCTGAGCTACACCGCCATGAGGTAGAGAGCCGACCCGTGAGGGCAGGCTCGTCGGCCGTTTCCGGCCCGGCCGCGAAGTATACTGCGGGGTCTCCGGGGAATCCAGAGGTCGGCGGCTTTCCTCTCCCAGACGCAACGATGCCCGGCTCGGAGGCCGGGCAATATTCGCTGCGGAGTAGAGGGGTAGGGCTGGCCGCGCGGACCCCTCGAACATTCGGTCGGCTTAGCGCAGCGCCTCTTGGCAGCTGCGGAACTGGCCGAAGAACTCGCGCATGGAGGTCTCGAGGGCGTCGTCGTTCAGGCGATAGATGACGTTCTGGCCCTGGCGCTGGTCGACCACCAGATCGGCCTCCTTGAGAACCGACAGGTGACGCGAGATGGTCGGCTGGGAAAGATTGAAGTTGCCCACGATCTCGCCGACGGTGCGCTGCTGCGACTCGAGGAGGCGAAGGATCTCCTGGCGGGTCGCGTCGGACAGGGCCTTGAAGACCTTGGTCAGCTGACGCTCGTCGCGGCTGTGAAGGTGAGGGGAAATTGGGGTGACTTTGAGC from Acidobacteriota bacterium includes:
- a CDS encoding metalloregulator ArsR/SmtB family transcription factor gives rise to the protein MAEQLKVTPISPHLHSRDERQLTKVFKALSDATRQEILRLLESQQRTVGEIVGNFNLSQPTISRHLSVLKEADLVVDQRQGQNVIYRLNDDALETSMREFFGQFRSCQEALR